The proteins below come from a single Serratia ficaria genomic window:
- the fhuE gene encoding ferric-rhodotorulic acid/ferric-coprogen receptor FhuE, whose protein sequence is MFLAPCHSKGDRAGGSASRKIHVSSLTGVAAFVAVALQAPYACAAEAGAKEDTLLVEASAESAGETGENDYSVPITRAGTKMALTARDIPQSVSIISKQRMQDQQLQTLGDALKNTTGVTEKVADLDRSTFYSRGFLIDNYMVDGIPTQFEERWNLGDSSADTAIYERIEVVRGATGLMTGAGNPSAAVNMVRKHADSREFVGNVSASYGSWNKQRYVADLSAPLSESGRVRGRVVAGYQGNDSYVDRYSADKTFFYGVVDADLTDSTTLSVGYDYQKTNANSPTWGGMPRWYSDGSKTHYDREFNTAPDWAYNDKQSRKLFATLKQRFDNGWQFTLNGADTETRLDSKMLYIDGYFDKNTGIGVSPYANYPVVGGTGYNTGTRKVHAVDAFASGPYALFGRQHQLMAGVSYSRQNNRYLNAFANLSPSDVGNFNHWGGDFPETDWNALSLAQEDTIHQKSAYTATRISLADPLHLIVGARYTQWSTSTLSQNMEKNNVTPYAGLVYDIDDTWSAYASYTSVFKPQTYRDSGGNYLSPITGKNYEAGLKADWLNSRLTGSVAIFRIEQDNVAQSTGAVIPGTLETAYYGAQGSVSKGIEFEVNGAVTDNLQMTFGATRYVAEDSEGNAVNPALPRTTVKLFTAYNPPTLRALTLGGGINWQTHVWQDVSGPEGNGTLRAEQGSYALVNLFGRYQVTPQLSVQANLNNLFDKTYDTSVDRYVVYGAPRNFAVTANYRF, encoded by the coding sequence ATGTTTCTGGCTCCATGCCATAGCAAAGGGGATCGCGCCGGCGGTTCGGCATCCCGTAAAATCCATGTTTCATCACTCACCGGCGTTGCCGCATTCGTCGCGGTGGCGCTGCAGGCGCCTTATGCTTGCGCCGCAGAGGCCGGGGCAAAAGAAGATACCCTGCTGGTCGAAGCCTCGGCCGAGAGCGCCGGCGAGACGGGGGAAAACGACTACAGCGTGCCGATAACCCGGGCGGGCACCAAAATGGCCCTGACCGCGCGCGACATACCGCAGTCCGTCAGCATTATCAGCAAACAGCGCATGCAGGATCAGCAGTTGCAGACGCTGGGGGATGCGCTGAAAAACACCACCGGCGTCACCGAAAAGGTGGCGGACCTTGACCGCAGTACCTTTTATTCGCGCGGTTTCTTGATCGACAACTATATGGTTGACGGTATTCCCACCCAGTTTGAAGAGCGCTGGAATTTGGGCGATTCGTCGGCCGATACCGCGATCTACGAACGCATTGAAGTGGTGCGCGGCGCGACCGGCCTGATGACCGGCGCCGGCAATCCTTCCGCTGCGGTGAACATGGTGCGCAAGCATGCCGACAGCCGCGAGTTTGTCGGCAACGTTTCCGCCAGCTATGGCAGTTGGAATAAGCAGCGCTATGTGGCGGACCTTTCCGCACCGCTGAGCGAGTCCGGCAGGGTGCGCGGCCGCGTGGTCGCCGGGTATCAGGGCAACGACAGCTATGTCGATCGCTACAGCGCCGACAAGACATTTTTCTATGGGGTGGTGGATGCCGATCTGACCGACTCCACGACGCTCTCCGTCGGTTACGACTATCAGAAAACCAACGCCAACAGCCCCACCTGGGGAGGGATGCCGCGGTGGTACAGCGACGGCAGCAAAACGCATTACGATCGTGAATTCAACACTGCGCCCGACTGGGCCTACAACGATAAGCAATCGCGAAAGCTGTTCGCCACGTTGAAGCAACGTTTTGATAATGGCTGGCAGTTCACGCTGAACGGCGCCGATACGGAAACCCGTCTCGACAGCAAAATGCTGTATATCGACGGCTACTTCGATAAAAACACCGGCATCGGCGTCAGCCCTTACGCGAATTATCCGGTGGTCGGCGGCACGGGCTACAACACCGGAACGCGCAAGGTGCACGCCGTCGATGCGTTCGCCAGCGGGCCGTACGCGCTGTTCGGGCGCCAGCACCAGCTGATGGCCGGCGTCAGCTACAGCAGGCAGAACAATCGCTATCTCAACGCCTTCGCCAATCTCTCGCCGTCAGACGTGGGCAACTTCAATCACTGGGGCGGGGATTTTCCCGAGACCGACTGGAATGCGTTGAGCCTGGCGCAGGAGGATACCATTCACCAGAAGTCGGCTTATACCGCGACCCGCATTTCGCTGGCGGATCCGCTGCATCTGATCGTCGGCGCGCGTTATACCCAGTGGAGCACCAGCACCCTGAGCCAAAATATGGAGAAGAACAATGTCACGCCTTACGCCGGGCTGGTGTACGACATCGACGATACCTGGTCAGCCTACGCCAGCTACACTTCGGTGTTCAAACCGCAAACTTACCGCGACAGCGGCGGCAATTACCTGTCGCCGATTACCGGGAAGAACTATGAGGCGGGGCTAAAAGCCGACTGGCTGAACAGTCGGTTGACCGGCTCAGTGGCGATATTCCGCATCGAGCAGGACAACGTGGCGCAAAGCACCGGCGCGGTGATCCCCGGCACCCTGGAAACGGCTTACTACGGTGCGCAAGGCTCGGTCAGCAAAGGCATCGAGTTCGAAGTGAACGGCGCAGTGACCGATAACCTGCAAATGACCTTCGGCGCCACCCGCTATGTGGCGGAAGACAGCGAAGGAAACGCGGTCAACCCGGCGTTGCCGCGCACGACGGTCAAGCTGTTCACGGCCTATAACCCGCCGACGCTGAGAGCGTTGACGCTGGGCGGCGGCATCAACTGGCAGACCCACGTGTGGCAGGACGTCAGCGGCCCGGAAGGGAACGGCACCCTGCGGGCCGAGCAGGGCAGCTATGCGCTGGTCAACCTGTTTGGGCGTTATCAGGTCACCCCGCAGCTGTCGGTGCAGGCGAACCTGAACAACCTGTTCGATAAAACTTACGACACCTCGGTTGACCGCTATGTGGTCTACGGCGCGCCGCGCAATTTCGCCGTCACCGCCAACTACCGTTTCTAA
- the umuD gene encoding translesion error-prone DNA polymerase V autoproteolytic subunit: MGGFPSPAQDYVESRLDIGKLLVRHPNATYFVRASGDSMIDGNIQDGDLLIVDSALTPEHGNIVIAAVDGEFTVKRLQRHPDLRLLPMDPAYAPMVFGDETQLEIFGVVTFIVYAAT; this comes from the coding sequence ATGGGCGGTTTTCCTTCCCCGGCGCAGGACTACGTCGAAAGCCGGTTGGATATCGGCAAACTGCTGGTGCGGCATCCCAACGCCACCTACTTTGTGCGCGCCAGCGGCGATTCGATGATCGACGGCAATATTCAGGATGGCGATCTGCTGATCGTCGACAGCGCGCTGACGCCGGAGCATGGCAATATCGTTATCGCCGCCGTAGACGGCGAGTTCACCGTCAAGAGGCTGCAGCGCCACCCGGATTTGCGGCTGTTGCCGATGGATCCGGCCTACGCGCCGATGGTTTTCGGCGACGAAACGCAGCTGGAAATCTTCGGCGTGGTGACGTTTATCGTCTACGCCGCGACATAG
- a CDS encoding cytochrome ubiquinol oxidase subunit I: MFGLDAFELARIQFAFTVSFHIIFPAITIGLASFLAVLEGLWLKTHDDTYRELYHFWSKIFAVNFGMGVVSGLVMAYQFGTNWSGFSQFAGSITGPLLTYEVLTAFFLEAGFLGVMLFGWHRVGRGLHFFATCMVALGTLISTFWILSSNSWMHTPQGFAIENGIVVPVDWLKIVFNPSFPYRLMHMTTAAFLSSAFFVGASAAWHLLKGNDTPAIRKMLSMALWMALIVSPVQAVLGDAHGLNTLEHQPAKIAAIEGHWENKPGEATPLVLFGMPDMDDEVTRYKLEVPYLGSIILTHSLDKQVPALKSFPKEDRPNSSIIFWSFRVMAGLGMLMILLGVVSVWLRWKGRLYQSRPFLWFALLMGPSGLIALLAGWFTTEIGRQPWVVYGVMRTRDAVSPHGEMHMTFSLLLFIVVYTSVFGVGYVYLMRLIKKGPVSEDAHPIPEGGPGLSQTPARPLSAVQEPLNKPEGRE, from the coding sequence ATGTTCGGATTAGATGCTTTCGAGCTGGCGAGGATACAATTTGCCTTTACGGTGTCCTTTCACATTATTTTTCCTGCAATTACTATCGGTCTCGCCAGTTTTCTGGCGGTGCTGGAGGGGCTGTGGCTTAAAACTCACGATGACACCTACCGTGAGCTTTATCATTTCTGGTCAAAAATATTTGCCGTTAACTTCGGCATGGGGGTGGTGTCGGGGCTGGTGATGGCCTATCAGTTCGGCACCAACTGGAGCGGATTCTCGCAGTTTGCCGGCAGCATCACCGGGCCGCTGCTGACCTATGAGGTCCTCACCGCCTTCTTCCTCGAGGCCGGCTTCCTGGGCGTGATGCTGTTTGGCTGGCACCGGGTCGGGCGCGGGCTGCACTTCTTCGCCACCTGCATGGTGGCGCTGGGCACCTTGATATCGACCTTCTGGATCCTGTCCTCCAACAGCTGGATGCATACCCCGCAGGGCTTCGCCATCGAGAACGGCATCGTCGTGCCGGTGGACTGGCTGAAAATCGTCTTCAACCCGTCCTTCCCGTACCGCTTGATGCACATGACCACCGCGGCCTTCCTGTCGAGCGCCTTCTTCGTCGGCGCCTCCGCGGCCTGGCACCTGCTGAAGGGCAACGATACGCCGGCGATCCGCAAGATGCTCTCCATGGCGCTGTGGATGGCGCTGATCGTCTCGCCTGTCCAGGCGGTGCTCGGCGATGCCCATGGTTTGAATACGCTGGAGCATCAGCCGGCCAAAATCGCCGCCATCGAAGGGCACTGGGAAAACAAACCCGGCGAGGCAACGCCGCTGGTGCTGTTCGGCATGCCGGACATGGACGACGAGGTCACCCGCTACAAGCTGGAAGTTCCCTATCTGGGCAGCATCATACTGACGCACAGCCTCGACAAGCAGGTGCCGGCGCTGAAAAGCTTCCCGAAAGAAGACCGCCCCAACTCCAGCATCATCTTCTGGTCGTTCCGCGTGATGGCCGGGTTGGGCATGCTGATGATACTGCTCGGCGTGGTCAGCGTCTGGCTACGCTGGAAAGGCCGGCTGTATCAGTCGCGGCCGTTCCTGTGGTTCGCGCTGCTGATGGGGCCGTCGGGGCTGATCGCGCTGCTGGCGGGCTGGTTCACCACCGAGATCGGCCGGCAACCCTGGGTGGTGTATGGCGTGATGCGCACGCGGGACGCGGTCTCGCCGCACGGCGAAATGCACATGACGTTCAGCCTGCTTCTCTTCATTGTGGTTTACACCTCGGTATTTGGCGTGGGGTATGTCTATTTGATGCGATTGATTAAAAAAGGCCCCGTCAGCGAAGATGCTCATCCGATCCCCGAGGGCGGCCCGGGCCTGTCGCAAACACCTGCACGTCCACTGTCGGCGGTTCAGGAGCCGCTGAACAAACCGGAAGGGAGAGAATAA
- the cydB gene encoding cytochrome d ubiquinol oxidase subunit II: MGIDLSVIWFTIIVFSTLMYIVMDGFDLGIGILFPFNQDPVQRDMMVNTVAPVWDGNETWLVLGGAALYGAFPLAYAVIVDALSIPLTIMLVGLIFRGVAFEFRFKATPEHRPFWDKAFIVGSIVATFSQGVAVGSVLNGFEVTGRAYSGPALSWLAPFPLFCGVGLVVAYALLGSTWLIMKTEGELHRKMSNLAIPLTLALLAAVVIISIWTPLAHPDIAQRWFTFPNIVWFLPVPLLVVVFSWGIVRAAYNHASYGPFMLTLGLMFLGFSGLGISIWPNIIPPSISIWQAASPPQSQGFMLVGALLIIPVILMYTCWSYYVFRGKIKPDAGYH; this comes from the coding sequence ATGGGTATCGATCTGTCAGTCATCTGGTTCACCATCATCGTTTTCTCAACGCTGATGTACATTGTGATGGACGGTTTTGATCTTGGGATCGGCATCCTGTTCCCGTTTAACCAGGACCCCGTTCAGCGGGACATGATGGTGAATACCGTAGCGCCGGTATGGGACGGCAACGAAACCTGGCTGGTGCTGGGCGGCGCGGCGCTGTACGGCGCCTTCCCGCTGGCCTATGCGGTCATTGTCGACGCGCTGTCGATTCCGTTGACCATCATGCTGGTGGGGTTGATTTTCCGCGGCGTCGCCTTCGAGTTTCGCTTTAAGGCCACGCCGGAACACCGGCCGTTCTGGGACAAGGCGTTCATTGTCGGCTCTATCGTGGCGACCTTCAGCCAGGGGGTCGCGGTAGGATCGGTGCTGAACGGTTTCGAAGTGACCGGCCGCGCCTACAGCGGCCCGGCGCTGAGCTGGCTGGCGCCGTTCCCGCTGTTCTGCGGCGTGGGCCTGGTGGTGGCCTACGCGCTGCTGGGCAGCACCTGGCTTATCATGAAAACCGAGGGCGAACTGCACCGTAAAATGTCGAACCTGGCCATCCCGCTGACGCTGGCGCTGCTGGCCGCGGTGGTCATTATCAGCATCTGGACGCCGCTCGCGCATCCGGACATTGCGCAGCGCTGGTTTACCTTCCCGAACATCGTCTGGTTCCTGCCGGTGCCGCTGCTGGTCGTGGTTTTCTCCTGGGGGATCGTGCGGGCGGCCTATAACCACGCCAGCTACGGCCCGTTCATGCTCACGCTGGGCCTGATGTTCCTTGGCTTCAGCGGCCTGGGCATCAGCATCTGGCCGAACATCATCCCGCCGTCCATCTCCATTTGGCAGGCGGCTTCACCGCCGCAGAGCCAGGGCTTTATGCTGGTCGGGGCGCTGCTGATTATTCCCGTCATCCTGATGTACACCTGCTGGAGCTACTACGTGTTCCGCGGCAAAATCAAACCGGATGCGGGTTACCACTGA
- a CDS encoding DUF2474 domain-containing protein — translation MKSVAENRPAFWRRLMWMLAIWGASVLALAAVASIFKLLMYAAGMKTH, via the coding sequence ATGAAGTCCGTAGCGGAAAACCGGCCTGCCTTCTGGCGGCGCCTGATGTGGATGCTGGCCATCTGGGGAGCGAGCGTACTCGCCCTGGCCGCGGTGGCCTCGATATTCAAGCTGCTGATGTACGCGGCCGGCATGAAAACTCACTAA
- a CDS encoding FdhF/YdeP family oxidoreductase: MANRRAVPGIHPYDGPAGGWGALKATAIAVRTQMDTLEAPVTLMRTNQPDGFDCPGCAWPDKEHRSTFQFCENGAKAVTWEATSKRVTAEFLAQNTVTSLLQKTDYELEGYGRLTTPLRYDAGTDTLRPLEWDEAFQRIGAVLQTLQPDQVEFYTSGRASNEAAYLFQLFAREYGTNNFPDCSNMCHEPTSVGLPQSIGIGKGTVSLDDFDSTELVISIGHNPGTNHPRMMGTLHELARKNVPIIVFNPLRERALERFTDPQSVIEMATYSSTNIASTYYQVKAGGDAAALKGIAKALLALDALQGDALDHAFIAEHTAGFPAFADDLAATPWEAIEKECGLTRQDLEQVAVAYAKSKATIVTYGMGITQHNKGTANVRLIADLLLMRGNIGKPGAGICPLRGHSNVQGNRTVGITEKPSADFLAKLEAVFGFAPPKGHGHDAVKTMQAMIDGASKALICLGGNFAVALPDPEQSFPAMKALDLSVHIGTKLNRSHLLVAKETLILPCLGRTELDLQASGRQSVTVEDSMSMVHASSGKLKPASDLLRSEPAIVAGMAKATLPNSKVPWDELIEDYDVIRDLIEKTIPGFDDYNARIRQPGGFRMPLPPTERQWPTATGKAMFSVFTGLHENEIVAGDDVLRLITLRSHDQYNTTIYALDDRYRGVFGRRDVLFMNDVDLQRLGLEHGDVVDLATALPGSSQRLEGITVIAYNISAGSVGAYYPEANVLVPLHYIDEESGTPSYKSVPIRVTLRSKEVLKVKIA, encoded by the coding sequence ATGGCGAATAGACGAGCAGTACCCGGGATCCATCCCTACGATGGTCCCGCTGGCGGTTGGGGCGCATTGAAAGCAACGGCTATCGCCGTCCGCACGCAGATGGACACCCTTGAGGCACCGGTCACGCTGATGCGCACCAATCAACCGGATGGTTTTGACTGCCCGGGGTGTGCGTGGCCGGATAAAGAGCATCGTTCCACCTTCCAATTCTGTGAAAACGGCGCGAAAGCCGTTACCTGGGAAGCCACCAGCAAACGTGTCACCGCCGAATTTCTGGCGCAAAATACCGTGACTTCACTGCTGCAAAAAACCGATTACGAGCTGGAGGGCTATGGCCGCCTGACGACGCCGCTGAGGTATGACGCCGGCACCGATACCTTGCGCCCTCTCGAATGGGATGAGGCTTTTCAACGCATTGGCGCCGTTCTGCAGACGCTGCAGCCCGACCAGGTCGAGTTCTACACCTCGGGCCGCGCCTCCAACGAAGCGGCCTATCTGTTCCAGCTGTTTGCCCGCGAATACGGCACCAATAACTTCCCCGATTGCTCCAACATGTGCCACGAACCCACCAGCGTGGGGCTGCCGCAGTCGATCGGCATCGGCAAAGGCACGGTGTCGCTGGACGATTTTGACAGCACCGAGCTGGTTATCTCCATCGGCCACAATCCGGGCACCAACCACCCGCGCATGATGGGTACGCTGCATGAGCTGGCGCGCAAAAATGTCCCCATCATCGTCTTTAATCCGCTGCGCGAGCGGGCGCTGGAGCGTTTTACTGACCCGCAAAGCGTTATCGAAATGGCCACCTACAGCTCGACCAACATCGCCTCGACCTACTATCAAGTGAAGGCCGGCGGCGACGCCGCGGCGTTGAAAGGCATAGCCAAAGCGCTGTTGGCGCTGGATGCGCTGCAAGGGGATGCGCTGGACCATGCCTTTATCGCCGAACATACCGCAGGTTTCCCCGCTTTTGCCGACGATTTGGCGGCGACCCCGTGGGAAGCGATCGAGAAAGAATGCGGCCTGACACGTCAGGATCTGGAGCAGGTGGCGGTGGCCTATGCCAAATCCAAGGCCACCATCGTCACCTACGGCATGGGCATCACCCAGCACAATAAAGGGACGGCGAATGTGCGCCTGATCGCCGACCTGCTGCTGATGCGCGGCAACATCGGCAAGCCGGGCGCCGGCATTTGTCCGTTGCGCGGCCATTCCAACGTGCAGGGCAACCGCACCGTCGGCATCACCGAGAAGCCTTCGGCCGATTTTCTGGCGAAACTGGAAGCGGTATTTGGCTTCGCTCCGCCAAAAGGGCATGGCCATGACGCGGTGAAGACCATGCAGGCGATGATCGACGGCGCCTCGAAGGCGCTTATCTGCCTGGGCGGCAACTTTGCCGTGGCGCTGCCGGACCCCGAGCAAAGCTTCCCGGCGATGAAAGCGCTGGATTTGAGCGTGCATATCGGCACCAAGCTTAACCGCAGCCATCTGTTGGTGGCGAAAGAAACCCTTATCCTGCCGTGTCTTGGCCGTACCGAGCTGGACTTGCAGGCGAGCGGGCGGCAATCGGTGACGGTGGAAGACTCGATGTCGATGGTCCATGCTTCCTCCGGCAAATTAAAACCCGCTTCAGACCTGCTGCGTTCAGAACCCGCCATCGTGGCCGGCATGGCCAAAGCGACCCTGCCCAACAGCAAAGTCCCCTGGGATGAACTGATTGAGGATTACGACGTTATCCGCGACCTGATCGAAAAAACCATCCCGGGATTCGACGATTACAATGCGCGCATTCGGCAGCCGGGCGGCTTCCGCATGCCGTTGCCGCCAACCGAACGCCAGTGGCCGACGGCCACCGGCAAGGCGATGTTCTCGGTATTCACCGGGCTGCACGAAAATGAAATCGTGGCGGGGGACGATGTTCTGCGGCTGATCACCCTGCGCAGCCACGACCAATACAACACCACCATTTATGCCCTGGATGACCGCTACCGCGGGGTCTTCGGCCGGCGTGACGTGCTGTTTATGAATGACGTCGATCTTCAGCGGTTGGGGCTTGAACATGGCGACGTGGTTGATTTGGCAACCGCGCTGCCCGGCAGCTCTCAGCGTCTGGAAGGCATTACGGTCATCGCCTACAACATTTCCGCCGGCTCGGTCGGCGCCTACTATCCGGAGGCCAACGTGCTGGTGCCGCTGCACTACATCGATGAAGAGAGCGGCACGCCTTCCTATAAATCCGTGCCAATCAGGGTAACGCTAAGATCTAAAGAGGTTCTCAAGGTAAAAATAGCGTAA
- a CDS encoding Dyp-type peroxidase, translated as MSSASSSPLSMAQRALETEPQYIDAPMTPAAAFLVLEVKDDSASLETVRSVIASTEDLIKNVQIRSIDVGFNCNVGIAHRVWQSLTGKPAPKELRPFQEVKGAQHTAVATAGDLLFHIRAGATDLIIEFEKILLEAFGDSVTVVDEVAGFRYFDGRDLLEFVDGTANPIGLSLPEATIVGDEDPDYAGGSYVVIQKYLHNLAAWRAQKVETQEAIIGRTKYDNVELPDATEGQKSHKTLCTIEDEQGEHDILRNNMPFASPGRGEYGTYFIGYSRHLWVIEKMLERMFIGNPPPLHDRILDFSTAVAGVTFFVPARKFLSDLAD; from the coding sequence GTGAGCTCAGCATCATCTTCACCGCTCTCAATGGCGCAACGCGCGCTCGAGACAGAACCGCAATACATTGATGCACCGATGACACCCGCCGCCGCTTTTCTGGTCCTGGAGGTCAAAGACGATAGCGCATCGCTCGAGACCGTTCGTTCCGTCATCGCCAGTACCGAAGACCTGATTAAAAACGTCCAGATACGATCCATCGATGTGGGCTTCAACTGTAACGTCGGCATTGCGCATCGGGTCTGGCAGAGCCTGACCGGGAAGCCGGCGCCCAAAGAGCTGAGGCCGTTCCAGGAAGTGAAAGGCGCCCAGCATACGGCGGTGGCTACCGCCGGCGATCTGCTGTTCCATATCCGCGCCGGCGCGACGGATCTGATCATCGAGTTCGAGAAAATCCTGCTGGAAGCCTTCGGTGACTCTGTCACCGTCGTCGACGAAGTGGCTGGATTCCGTTACTTCGACGGACGCGACCTGCTCGAGTTCGTCGACGGCACCGCGAACCCGATCGGTCTTTCATTGCCTGAGGCGACGATCGTGGGCGATGAGGATCCTGACTACGCCGGCGGCAGCTATGTGGTGATCCAAAAATACCTGCATAACCTGGCTGCCTGGCGCGCGCAAAAGGTGGAAACTCAGGAGGCGATTATCGGGCGCACCAAGTATGACAACGTCGAGTTGCCGGATGCGACGGAAGGGCAAAAATCACATAAGACGCTGTGCACCATCGAGGACGAGCAGGGGGAGCATGATATTCTGCGTAACAATATGCCCTTCGCGTCACCGGGCCGTGGTGAATACGGCACCTATTTTATCGGTTATTCCCGCCACCTGTGGGTGATCGAGAAGATGCTGGAGCGGATGTTTATCGGCAACCCACCGCCGCTGCATGACCGGATCCTGGATTTTTCCACGGCGGTCGCCGGCGTGACCTTCTTTGTGCCCGCCCGTAAATTCCTGAGCGATCTGGCTGACTGA
- the fdhD gene encoding formate dehydrogenase accessory sulfurtransferase FdhD: MNKHLLLNEPGDVEQQCLSQHPVWQRNELAQTQQDWLAEEVPVALVYNGISHVVMMATPKDLAAFAIGFSLSEGIIDSPDDVYDIRQQPACNGIEVHVELSSRRFMQLKEKRRSLAGRTGCGVCGVEQLQEVTRPIAPLPFTQHFDLSMLDRGLSQLKNVQTVGQLTGCTHAAAWLQPDGNLSGGCEDVGRHVALDKLLGYRSQQGWQRGAVLVSSRASYEMVQKTAMCGIEILFAVSAATSLAVAVAESCNLTLVGFSKPGRATVYTHPQRLIAEQ, translated from the coding sequence ATGAATAAGCATTTGCTCCTCAATGAGCCAGGCGATGTCGAACAGCAATGCCTGTCGCAACACCCGGTTTGGCAACGCAACGAGCTCGCGCAGACCCAGCAAGACTGGCTGGCCGAAGAAGTGCCGGTAGCGCTGGTGTATAACGGCATTTCGCATGTGGTGATGATGGCCACCCCGAAAGATCTGGCGGCGTTCGCCATCGGCTTTTCATTATCCGAAGGGATCATCGACTCCCCCGACGACGTCTACGATATCCGCCAGCAGCCCGCCTGCAACGGCATTGAGGTGCATGTGGAACTCTCCAGCCGGCGGTTTATGCAGCTGAAAGAGAAGCGCCGCAGCCTGGCCGGCCGCACCGGTTGTGGCGTCTGCGGCGTGGAGCAATTGCAGGAGGTCACCCGGCCAATCGCCCCGCTGCCATTCACCCAACATTTTGATTTATCAATGCTTGATCGGGGTTTGTCACAGCTGAAAAACGTCCAGACGGTGGGCCAACTGACCGGCTGCACCCACGCGGCGGCCTGGCTGCAGCCCGACGGCAATCTGAGCGGCGGCTGCGAAGACGTCGGCCGGCACGTGGCGCTCGACAAACTGCTGGGTTACCGCAGCCAGCAAGGTTGGCAACGGGGCGCGGTGCTGGTTTCCAGCCGCGCCAGCTATGAGATGGTGCAAAAAACCGCCATGTGCGGCATCGAGATCTTGTTCGCCGTTTCCGCCGCCACCAGCCTGGCGGTCGCGGTGGCCGAAAGCTGCAACCTGACGCTGGTGGGCTTCAGCAAACCGGGCCGCGCCACCGTTTACACCCATCCGCAGCGTCTGATTGCGGAGCAATAA
- a CDS encoding bestrophin family protein yields MIIRPNQNWFFRLFAWHGSVLSKITFRLSLNILMSIVAIISFQWYEQLGIHLTIAPFSLLGIAIAIFLGFRNSAGYSRFVEARNLWGSLLITVRTLLRQIKSLLPDDKAVHQKIAHLLIAFSWSLKHQLRNTDATADLYHNLSLQELTRVTSSPMPTNRILLLLGQEFGKLRQQGLLSDINFQMIDTNLSELSHVQGGCERLSNTPVPFAYTLILQRTVYLFCSLLPFALVSDLHYMTPFVSVFISYTFLSWDSLAEELEDPFGTSANDLPLNAICNTIERSLLEMNDQSPLPPPLKPDEHFNLI; encoded by the coding sequence ATGATTATTCGCCCAAACCAAAATTGGTTTTTCCGCCTGTTTGCCTGGCACGGTTCGGTCCTGTCAAAGATCACCTTTCGTTTATCATTAAATATTCTCATGTCTATTGTGGCGATTATCAGCTTCCAATGGTATGAACAGCTCGGCATTCATTTAACCATCGCCCCTTTCAGCCTGCTGGGGATCGCCATCGCCATATTTCTCGGCTTCCGTAATAGCGCCGGATATAGCCGTTTCGTCGAAGCGAGAAATTTATGGGGATCGCTGTTAATTACCGTTCGCACCCTGCTGCGCCAGATTAAGAGCCTGCTGCCGGACGATAAGGCGGTGCATCAAAAAATCGCCCACTTGCTGATCGCTTTTAGCTGGAGCCTGAAGCATCAGCTGCGCAATACCGACGCCACGGCGGATCTGTACCACAACCTGTCCTTGCAAGAGCTGACCAGGGTAACCTCCAGCCCGATGCCGACCAACAGGATCCTGCTGTTGCTGGGCCAGGAGTTCGGCAAACTGCGGCAACAGGGTTTACTGAGCGACATCAACTTTCAGATGATCGACACCAATCTGAGCGAACTTTCACACGTGCAGGGCGGCTGCGAACGGCTGTCGAACACGCCGGTGCCGTTCGCCTATACCCTGATTTTGCAACGCACGGTGTATCTGTTCTGTTCACTGCTGCCCTTCGCGCTGGTTTCCGATCTGCACTACATGACGCCGTTCGTCTCGGTGTTCATTTCCTACACCTTTTTATCCTGGGACTCGCTGGCGGAAGAGCTGGAAGATCCCTTCGGCACCTCGGCCAACGACCTGCCGCTGAACGCCATCTGCAACACCATTGAACGCAGCCTGCTGGAAATGAACGACCAGAGCCCGCTGCCGCCGCCGCTGAAACCCGACGAACACTTCAATCTGATCTAA
- the moaD gene encoding molybdopterin synthase sulfur carrier subunit: protein MLDILFFAQVRELVGCSRLRLGAEYATVEALRLALLNRGSRWQLALESDRLLAAVNQTLVPMDHALQAGDEVAFYPPVTGG, encoded by the coding sequence ATGCTTGATATTTTATTCTTCGCGCAGGTGCGTGAACTGGTCGGCTGCAGCCGTTTGCGGCTTGGCGCCGAGTACGCCACGGTCGAGGCGCTGCGGTTGGCGTTGTTGAACCGCGGCAGCCGCTGGCAGCTGGCGCTGGAGTCCGACCGCCTGCTGGCGGCGGTCAATCAAACGCTGGTGCCGATGGACCATGCGCTGCAGGCCGGCGACGAGGTGGCGTTTTATCCGCCGGTGACCGGCGGCTGA